In Roseisolibacter agri, the following proteins share a genomic window:
- a CDS encoding PH domain-containing protein: MLWSAHVGLRGGAAGNRGSPYDRRQTPTPIPDVRPMTETFPIVPGQLRLLWIAVPLVLVVLGAAGALAYTLSAARTARFEVSAHGLRLRGDFYARTIPAAALQPDAARAVDLRTEQALQPVARTGGTAVPGYRAGWFRLRDGERALLYVTDPSRVAYVPTRAGYSVLVSVADPAAFIDSLRRLTAGAPAPTGAPGV, from the coding sequence GTGCTGTGGTCGGCGCATGTTGGCCTGCGAGGCGGCGCGGCAGGCAATCGCGGCTCGCCGTACGACCGGCGTCAGACGCCAACCCCCATCCCGGACGTGCGCCCCATGACCGAGACCTTCCCGATCGTCCCCGGCCAGCTCCGGCTGCTCTGGATCGCGGTGCCGCTCGTCCTCGTCGTGCTCGGCGCCGCCGGCGCGCTCGCCTACACGCTGTCGGCGGCCCGCACTGCGCGGTTCGAGGTGTCGGCGCACGGCCTGCGCCTCCGGGGCGATTTCTACGCGCGCACCATTCCCGCCGCCGCGCTGCAGCCGGACGCAGCTCGCGCGGTCGACCTGCGGACCGAGCAGGCGCTCCAGCCGGTGGCGCGCACGGGCGGCACGGCGGTCCCCGGCTATCGGGCGGGCTGGTTCCGGCTGCGGGATGGGGAGCGCGCGCTGCTCTATGTGACCGATCCGAGTCGCGTCGCGTACGTGCCCACGCGGGCGGGCTACAGTGTGCTGGTCAGCGTCGCCGATCCGGCCGCCTTCATCGATAGCCTGCGCCGGCTCACGGCGGGCGCGCCCGCGCCGACCGGTGCGCCCGGCGTCTGA